GAAACACCACTAGCGTGAAATGCGAGGTTTGCGACCTCACACTGGGCTGCCTGAGCCGCACCGCGTATGGCCTGCTTCAACCCAGCGGCGCGACAAGGCGCGTCCGCTCCGAGAGGCGCCGGTTCTTCCGCTGTCGCAGCGCCCTCGATCCAGAGGGCCGGGCTACGACCGGGTGTCGGCGTCAGAACAATCGCTGCCGCAGCTTCGCCCGGCGTAAATCCGTCAGGGTTGTCTGCAGACTTGACGCGGTCGTGCCTGAGGTAATGAGAGATCGTGGCCGCAGTGAAGTAGGTGTCGACTGCGATCAAAACCACGAGCCTCGGCGGTGTTGTCGACCGACCGAACAGGTTCTGTGCCAGCTGTACAGCCGTGCCAATCCCGGCCTTACCGAGCGGCAACAGAGATGATTCGGGGTGATAGCTGGCGCCAGGCAAACGCAGGCCCTTCAGCGTGGCAAACTCGGCCCAGCCAATGCTGGCACCGGGACGATCCTCTTCCGGTAAGAGCAGCAAAAGCGCGATGTCCTCACTCGCCACTCCGCCGAAGGGCGCCAGGCTCTCTTTCAGCACGGCCTCGAACATGGCTTTTGAGCGCACAGCTCCCCACTGCTCGACCTCGTACAGCGCTGCACCCATCATGGGCTTGCCGTTTGGCGCAAGAAAGTCTGTCTCCCGGAAGTGATTCATGCGCGCCCGGATAGCAGCGGTTGCCGCTCGGGCGTTATGGCCGACTGAGCAGCACATCCCACGCGAAGCGATACGCAGCGGCAGCAGCGCAGACGCTTGTCGCTCTGCTCCGCCCGAGTGCGTTGTAAAGATACGCAGCCAGCCAGCACTCATGCGTCCACCCCACTGATGCCCTCTTCTATTGCCTCCGGCTCGGAGCAACCTTCACAACCGCCGCTTTGAACGGCTTCCCACCAAGCCGGATCCACCGGGCCGATGGCAACGGTGGCAAATTCCTGCAACCGGCGGCGGATGGGCACACTGGCACGCCAGACCGCCGAGAAGCGGCCTTCGTCCGGTTCGAAGTACAGCGTGTCGACCACGGGTTGCGGCATCTCGGTGCTGTAGTCCTTGCGCAGGACGCGGAAATGCACCGTGTCGAACGCCGGCAGGCGGAATTCCACGTGATCGCGACCGGCCGTCAGATGGCGCAGGATGACCGGCTCGCCGCCCATGGGATAGTCCATCTGCTGATCCTCAGGCGCGCATTGGTGGAAGCGCTCATCGAAGTCGTTCGGCAGGAAAGGGAACACGTTCTTCTGCCAAGCCTCATCGTAGGTGCCGGCGTACTGCCGACGCGGCGCCCAATGCCGGGCGATGGCGGAGAAGGCCACGGGCTGATGCTTGCCATCAGTGTCCGAGATCGCATCGTCCAGCGCTTCGAGGCTGGGCGCACGGGCACCGTCGATGTCGCCCGTCGTGTGCTTGCCGAACCAGCCGATACCGTCGGGGTTGGCGAGGTAGGCCTCGGTCAGCTCCTGGGCCTGGTCGCCGCGCCCCTTTTGATAGGTGCGCGATCCACCGAACGCCAGCCCGTAATGCAACGGCATCTGCGTGAAGGGCTCGGGCTTGGTCAGACTGACCATACCCAGACGCTTGCGCCACATGCGCGGCCCGACAACGTGCACGCCTTTCTTGAGCGAGCCGACCTGCCAGGCCACAAGCAGCTCCCGGACCGGCTGGCCCGACGGGGCGTGGGCGCTGGCGTTGAACAACACATCGCACCGTGGCTTGAAGCGGGCAAAGTCGGTGCCGTACAGCATGGCGCTCTGGCCGGGCTCGCCGACAAAGATGTCGGCCATCGCCAAGGGCTGGGGCGGCAGCGGGCGCGGGCGCTCGCCCGGCGCGGGAAGGCTCCAGGTCGCTTTGGCCACCAGCACCAGGTGTTCGCGCCCGCTAACGTCGAGCGCGGTAATGGCACCGCCCGCCAGTCGCTCGCTTCCGACAACCACTTCCATACAGTGGGCCTCAGTTGAGATTGACGGCGCCGCCGAGGATGCGCTGGCTCGCCGTGGCGTAGCTGGTGATGTAGTTGCCTCGGATCTGGATCGTGCCGTCGGCGCAGAGGACGATGGCCGATTCACCGCAGCGCAGTTCGATTTCCTGCTCGGCGGCCAGCACGACACGCTGGCCGTCCACGCGGGCTTCCGGTTGCGCGGGAGGTTGCGGCGCGATCATGAAGCCGAGGATGATGGGGCGACGAGGGTCTGCATTTTCAAAGCCGAGCGCTACGGCCTGGCCGAGATGCCCGGCTTCGACCGGCACCACGCTGCGCGCCTGCAGACCGGTGAGGCCCCACATGTCGATCGCGACCCTGGGCGTGCCGTCCACGGCCAAGGCATCGAGCCGGCCGACCGCAATGCCTTCGGCGCGCAGCGGCGGTACCGCACGCGCGACGACCTGGTCGAGCAACGCCTCGGGAGACGTCGATTGCGGTTCCGCCGCCTGGACGGCATCCGCCTTGGATTCGGGTTTCATCCGTTCTCCTGAATCTTCTTGCCGTTCATGACGATGTTGCCGTCGGCGTTGTAGACCTGCTCGCCGCTGGTGCCGACGCTGAGCGTGTGCCCGTTGACGGAAATGGTGCCGTCCGACTTCATGACGAGCTTCGACTTGCCGACGGTGATGGTCAGCTCATCAGCCACGGTGATGTGATAGCTCTTGCCGACCACGGTCTGCTTGGACAGCCCCACCTCTTCAAACTGCGCCAGGCCCACCGTGGTGTTCATCGCACCACCTACCGTGGTCTGGTACCCCAAACCGATCGACAGCGCCTTGGCCATGCCGATGGTCTCCGCCTTGGCCATGGTGATCGTCTCGGTCTTGTTGCCGCCGATGGTCACGCTGCGGTTGCTGCCGATGCTGATGGTTTCGTTCTGGCCGACGTCCTCGGTACGGTTGTCGCCGATGGAGATGGACTCGTTGTGATCGACCCGTTCGGTCCGGTTGTTGTGGACGGTGATGGTCTCATTGTTGTCGACCGTCTCCGTGCGGTCGTGCTTCACGTGCACGGTCTCGTCGTTGTCGACCGTCTTGCTGCGGTCGTGGCCGACCCAATGGCTCTCGTCGTGCTCGACTTCGATACGCTGGTCCTTCTCGGCGTGCAGCCAGACTTCCTCGGCGCCTTTCTTGTCCTCGAAGCGCAGCGCGTTGGCGTTCTCGTAGCTGCCACCCTGACTGGAACGCGACAGGATCCCGGTCTGCGTGCGGTTGGCCGGCAGCTCCCAGGGCGGCATGTTGTCCTGGTTGTAGACACGCCCGGTGATGAGCGGACGATCCGGATTGCCGTCCAGCCACTGCACGACCACCTCTTGACCGATGCGCGGAATCGCGACGAAGCCGAAATTGCTGCCGGCCCAGGTGCTGGAAACCCGCACCCATGCCGACGATTTCTCGTTGTAACCGCCCTCGCGGTCCCAATGAAACTGCACGCGCACGCGGCCGTGTTCGTCGGTGTAAATCTCCTCGCCTTTGGGGCCGACCACAATGGCGGTCTGCAAGCCGTAGATCTTGGGCTCGTCGCTGTTGAAGCCGCGCCCCGGCCGCCACGGAATTTTCTTGCGGATGCAGGTCAGTGAACTGCGATATTCCGACGCCTGGCTCTGGCGCGTCTCGTAGTTGTTGCTGATCGAGTGCTTGACCTCAAGGATCAGGAATTCGTTGTCCTTGGCGTCAGCCTCGCCCAACGAACGCAACCCCAAATTGCCTGTGAGCTTGAACGTGCGGCCGCACTGGCTACGGTCATCGTCGCCGTTGGCCTCGAAATGCTTGCCGGCCGCTTCGATCTCCTCCATGCGCAAGCGTACGAAGTCGCGGCCGGCCGCTGAGTTCTTGAAGCCGTACGCACCCGCGTATTCGTAGACTTCCAGTTGCGGAATCTTGCCCTGTTTGTTGAGCGTCGGCACATCTGCAAACGTTGGCTTCGGGCGCTTGAAGTCGAAGCTCGATGCCGCATAGGCCGTCGCCGCGACCGTGCGCACCGCAGAGAACGACGTCAAGCCGCATTCGGTGACACCGCTCCTGCCTTGCCAAGCCATCGCTCCGTCACCATCGATCGGCTCCGAGCGCGTGCTGTCGCCGCACAGCACCAAAGTATGGCCGTCCTTACGATGCTCATACCAATAGAGCCAGCCATTGGCTTCCCAACGACGGTGCAGGTAGTTGTAGTCGCTTTCGTCGTACTGGCAGGCATCGGTCATCGGCGGATCGTCGCCCAGGGCCTTGATCTTCCAGTCGCGCACGTCGTAGTCGTCGAAGATGATGTCGGTCTGATCTTCGACGGATTTTCCGTGGAACAGGTAGTTGTCGCGTCGATAACGCAGGAAGGCGAGCCATGGCAGCAGCACCATGTCGTAGTAGGAGAACCCCGCGTCGTTCTTGACGAAACGGAAGTCGAACACGTAGCCGTTGAAATATCGCAGGCTGCCGTCATCGCGCACGAGCTCCACCGTGACCATCTTGCCCAGGACGTCCTTGAGCTCGATGTCCGGATTGTCCGAGAGGATCTCAACCGTGAACTGGAAATCGCGGGACAGACCTTCGTAGGCTTCGAGCCGGTTCGCCACCATCAGGGCGCCGGGCGGGGCATCATTGCGCGGGAACGATAGACGCAGCAATCGTTTGTTCTGGCGCTGACCGCTCATCAGCGCTTGCAGTGCCTGGGCGGCTTCTAGCATGCTGGTCACGTGATTCCTCCCCGATTTTTTTTTGCGGTTGGCTACCTACTTCATCCGTTTTGCTGCGCGGAGTATTTGCGCAATTTCGGGCTGACTGGAGCGCTGCGCGATCGCCAGCGCCGTTTCACCTCTGCTGTTCCGTTGCTCAACGCTTGCCCCCCTGGCAAGCAGCAACCGGACCAATTCGACGTTGCCCAACTCGGCAGCGATATGAAGCGCCGCATCACCATTCATACGGGCGTTCGGATCGAAGTCGTGATCTCTCAAGATGGCAACGAGCGCAACCGCAGATGCGAAGTCTTCTGTCAATGCTGCCGCGGGCAACAGGTAGGGTTTATGAGCGGGAGGGGGCAGCTTGGCTCCACGCTGCAACAACATGCAGGCCGCCTGTGCCTGCCCATTGAGAACAGCAGCTTCCAGTGGTGTTTCTCCACTCCCCGTTTGCTTGTCGCGCTTCGCACCTCGGTCCAACAAGACGCGCATCGCGTTGAGGTTCCCGGCCGACGCTGCCAACGCCAACAATGTCATGTTGCTGCGCCCGCGTAGCGCATCAATGTCAGTCCTTGCGAATGCGTGCCGAAGCGCCCTCTCGTCGTCCGTGGTCAAAACCAAGCGCATGAACTCGTCATCGGGCATGGCCGCCCCACGAGATGGCACGAAGACCTTGCGCTCCATCGATTGACAGACCGAACGATCACGCTGCACAACTTCGCCAGAGACGCCCTGTTGTGCGCCGAGCGCGACCAGCAACAAAGCTACATACCAAACGGCCCTATGCATTACCGACCTCCTGTGGCACGTTCAGCCCCTGCTTCTATCAAGGCTCTCGCTTGGTCGAATTCGGCACGTGCCATCATGCCGCGCAACTCCAAGGCTTCGTCAGGAGTCAAAATGCCTTTCTCGACCAGTCTCGTGCCAAGCCGCATGCCCTCGACAGCCGAGATGCCCTTGAAAAAATCCGTATCGAGCGCACCGATCCCAAGATCGATCAATGGGTTCAGCACGCGTGTCACCGCCGTAGCTCTGGACGCTCGAATCGCGGCCCGCGAAGCTTCGAGCTTCTTGGCAGCATCCTTTGATGCCTGGACGGCCTTGGGGTCTTCGACCTTGGCGAATTGGCCCCACCGCGAATTTGAATAGGTGGTCGGCTGCGGATCAAGCAACGTACTGGCCTTTGCGCCCAATACGTCTGCATAGGGTCCCCAACGATCCACCTTCATCATGTCTTTGACTGTCGTCTCCAGCCACTTCTCAACGCTACCGGTGTACTTGCCCGTGATCAGTCCGATCCCCACGGTCAAGTTTTTCTCGCCTGCCTGGAGCCCAAGCGCCCGATTCAAGAGGGGCCGGAACTGCGGATACTTCTGCAGCTTCATCCATGCTTCAGTATCCTCACGACGCAAGTCCTGCATCGCTTTCTCCCAGCGCCAGAAGCGTCCCTTATCGCGCAGGTACTGGATGTACTCCAGATAGTCCTTGATCTTCGGCCCACGCTTTTGCGCTTCCTTGATATAGGTGACGGCATCCTTGTGAGCCTTGCGGGCGTCCTCGTCGGACGTGCGGTTGCCCGACGAAGAAAGAACGTCGACCCTGCCGGGTTCGCTGGGAGGCAGGTCGGAATATGTGACGCGCCCGTTGGCGTCGACGTGTCTGAATACGCCGCTCATTGTCAGGCCGCCTCACCACACCTGCGCAAATTCGCCGGCGGCAAGCACGCCCGTTGCCCTCGGATGACCCGGCGCGGGTTCGACTTTCGGGGCAGGCTGTACGAAGGCATGTCGCGCTCGCTTGAAAGATGGCGGTCGGCATGCTATCGAGAATCCCCGGCAACGGTTCGCTGTTTCATGATGAAATTTATTGAACTCAGTTTTCCACCACAATAACAACTGCCTTGGCGCCCCTGTTTCAGCGATATGTGACGTCGCACCGTCGATGTTGTTATGAATTGATAACAATATCCGCTGGAGAAGCGCTGTCAGTATCAAAGCGAACCAAGGCAATTTTTCGCAACGAAATCGGACAATGCGTTGCCACCCCATGGACACAAGTTCAATGACAGTCTGGGCCGCGCGAAAATAGCATGATCAACACCATCACCATTACGTCGCGCATCTGTTTTCGAATATGAAAATTGAACAGAATAGCCCTTGCGCACAATTGTCTCGATTCGGTATTCTGCTCAGCCCAAAAATTGGGGAGTCTGAATGATCGGGTGCCGGCACACATTCACACCCAATCAGAATTACTAACATCCATGTTTCACATTGTTGAATAGACCTCGCCGAAAACATCTCCCAAGACGTGGTACCCGACCCTAATCGCCACTAATTCTTCGGCCGATGACGACGGATATCGGGCCAAGCGCTGCAGTCACGCCCGAGTTCGATCAAATCAGGGCACACCTTAGTGGGTTGACGGTGGCCAGAAGGCCATGCGCAAGCGTAGGTGGGGCACCCGGTCCGGCCGATCACGCGGCGCGAGGCCGAACCGTTCTATTTGCTTCCGACACATGCGAATCAGCCCGCTTCCACCGCTCCAATACCTGATTGCGTTCGAAGCCGTCGTCAGGCACTGCAGCTTCACCCGTGCTGCGACCGAACTCAACCTCACGCAAAGTGCCGTCAGTCGGCAAATCGGCCAACTCGAAGCATTTCTTGGGCGCCCATTGTTTGCCCGCGAGCCACGACGAGCCTTGCAACTGACGGTTGCCGGCAAGCGCTACGCGGATCGTGTGCGGGTCCTTCTAGAGATGTGCTCCGATGCCACATACGATGTCATGAAGCGATATGGCGACCTTGATTTGGCGGTTGCCTGCTCTTCTGGTGTCGCAACGCTGTGGCTTGCGCCCCGCATCGGGTCCTTTCATGCGAGCCACCCCAACATCAACCTGCGCATTATCGTTCGCGACGCATTTACATCCCTCACCCCATCCGAGTTTGACGTGGGGCTGTACTACCTGCGCGAGTCATGTGGCCCACAGTTCAATGCGCAACCGATTATCGATGAGGAGGTCTTTCCCGTTTGCTCCCCGAGCTACCTTGACGGACGGCTGGTCACGCCGGAGGAGCTCACACGCCAGACGCTCCTTATGCAAGACGACCGACAGATGACCTGGATGTCATGGGAAGAGTGGCTGAGTCTCAACGGCGTCCCAATGCCGAAGAAACCTCGAGCCATTATTTCAAACCTTTACCCACAACTGGTGCAGATGGCTCTGCACGGTCAAGGCGTATTGCTCGGATGGCGCCAAATCATCGACTGTCACCTTGAGACGAAATCGCTTGTTCGCGCAACACGTGAGACAGCGACGTTCGGGGGTGGCTACCACGTCATCACACCAAGTGATCGTGCAATGAATCGCGCAACCACGCTATTCGCGAGTTGGCTGTTGCAACAATGTGCAACAGCAACCGTATTGGCATCGTCTTATACACATCTCGCCGCACCCCTTAAAAATCAATGACTTACTGGAGCCGGCTTGTGAGCGCCGAACCGCCATCATTCAGCGGTCGACAACCCGCAGCGCCTTATTTCAAGGGGTTCCAGGAGGTGCGCTCAAAAATGAGGCAAGAGTTATGTATAAGACGATGCCGTATTGGGGGCCGACCGGTAATCATGCTTCTGGCGCATGGGGGTATGCGTAATTTCCGTTTTTCCCCGGTGCTCGACTCCACTAGCATGCACACCACGATCAAAGTCGGCATTTTTGTAATAGTGCGCCGCGTTCCAACTTCGCTAAATGACGCACGCTTGCGCACCAGTCGTTCAAATACGAGGAATGATCTCCATGCATGGCACCTTATCTTCAGGCCTCACCGATCAGACAAGGCTGCCGCGACCTCGGCATGCTGTCGCAACCGCTATTCTCGGCAATGCGTTTGAGTGGTTCGATTTCACGCTGTACGGCTTTTTCGCCCCTGTTATTGCGACGGTTCTCTTTCCCTCAACGAACCAGTTCACGGCACTACTGCTCGCCATTGCAACGTTCGGTGTTGGATTCGTGACGCGTCCTCTGGGCGGGATCGTTCTGGGTATCTACGCGGATCGTCGAGGTCGCCGGCCAGCGCTGGCGCTGTCGGCACTTCTGATGGCGCTGGGTACGGCACTCATCGCAATCGCGCCGACTTACGAGCAAGCCGGTCTTGCGGCACCGCTGATCGCAGTCGTCGCCCGTTTGTTGCAAGGGTTTTCGGCCGGCGGGGAAATGGGTGGGGCCACTGCGTATCTGAGCGAAATTGCGCCGCCCGGCAGGAGAGCGTTCTACACGAGTTGGATTCAGTCTAGTGTCGGCCTCGCTATCGTGTGCGGTGCAATGCTCGGTTCGCTCGCCACGTCGCTGCTCGATGCCGAAGCGTTGCGTGCATGGGGTTGGCGCATTCCGTTTGCGCTCGGCGTACTGATCGGTCCTATCGGCTATGTGATACGCAGCCGCCTGGAGGAAACGCCTGCGTTCACAAAAGCCACTGTGAACGCCCGCTCAAGCTCCCCCTTTCTTGAGGTTCTGCGACGCTATCGCCGGGAGGTACTAATCAGCATATCAATCGTCGTCATGTGGACTG
The nucleotide sequence above comes from Ralstonia solanacearum K60. Encoded proteins:
- a CDS encoding DUF6484 domain-containing protein yields the protein MKPESKADAVQAAEPQSTSPEALLDQVVARAVPPLRAEGIAVGRLDALAVDGTPRVAIDMWGLTGLQARSVVPVEAGHLGQAVALGFENADPRRPIILGFMIAPQPPAQPEARVDGQRVVLAAEQEIELRCGESAIVLCADGTIQIRGNYITSYATASQRILGGAVNLN
- a CDS encoding LysR substrate-binding domain-containing protein; the protein is MRISPLPPLQYLIAFEAVVRHCSFTRAATELNLTQSAVSRQIGQLEAFLGRPLFAREPRRALQLTVAGKRYADRVRVLLEMCSDATYDVMKRYGDLDLAVACSSGVATLWLAPRIGSFHASHPNINLRIIVRDAFTSLTPSEFDVGLYYLRESCGPQFNAQPIIDEEVFPVCSPSYLDGRLVTPEELTRQTLLMQDDRQMTWMSWEEWLSLNGVPMPKKPRAIISNLYPQLVQMALHGQGVLLGWRQIIDCHLETKSLVRATRETATFGGGYHVITPSDRAMNRATTLFASWLLQQCATATVLASSYTHLAAPLKNQ
- a CDS encoding MFS transporter; this translates as MHGTLSSGLTDQTRLPRPRHAVATAILGNAFEWFDFTLYGFFAPVIATVLFPSTNQFTALLLAIATFGVGFVTRPLGGIVLGIYADRRGRRPALALSALLMALGTALIAIAPTYEQAGLAAPLIAVVARLLQGFSAGGEMGGATAYLSEIAPPGRRAFYTSWIQSSVGLAIVCGAMLGSLATSLLDAEALRAWGWRIPFALGVLIGPIGYVIRSRLEETPAFTKATVNARSSSPFLEVLRRYRREVLISISIVVMWTVCTYVLLFYMQTYAIHVLKLPASTGFAGSMASGVIMMLTAPFFGWLADRWGYKRVLSGAALLISILAYPLYSYLNHTPAAGSLICVQIVFGLLSAAYTGPIPAAFADLFPTRVLSTGLSTAYNLTVMLIGGFAPFYLTFLSHTFDPTLAPVAYVMIAALVSFTGTLWLRPTSNPGKATQ
- a CDS encoding type VI secretion system Vgr family protein is translated as MLEAAQALQALMSGQRQNKRLLRLSFPRNDAPPGALMVANRLEAYEGLSRDFQFTVEILSDNPDIELKDVLGKMVTVELVRDDGSLRYFNGYVFDFRFVKNDAGFSYYDMVLLPWLAFLRYRRDNYLFHGKSVEDQTDIIFDDYDVRDWKIKALGDDPPMTDACQYDESDYNYLHRRWEANGWLYWYEHRKDGHTLVLCGDSTRSEPIDGDGAMAWQGRSGVTECGLTSFSAVRTVAATAYAASSFDFKRPKPTFADVPTLNKQGKIPQLEVYEYAGAYGFKNSAAGRDFVRLRMEEIEAAGKHFEANGDDDRSQCGRTFKLTGNLGLRSLGEADAKDNEFLILEVKHSISNNYETRQSQASEYRSSLTCIRKKIPWRPGRGFNSDEPKIYGLQTAIVVGPKGEEIYTDEHGRVRVQFHWDREGGYNEKSSAWVRVSSTWAGSNFGFVAIPRIGQEVVVQWLDGNPDRPLITGRVYNQDNMPPWELPANRTQTGILSRSSQGGSYENANALRFEDKKGAEEVWLHAEKDQRIEVEHDESHWVGHDRSKTVDNDETVHVKHDRTETVDNNETITVHNNRTERVDHNESISIGDNRTEDVGQNETISIGSNRSVTIGGNKTETITMAKAETIGMAKALSIGLGYQTTVGGAMNTTVGLAQFEEVGLSKQTVVGKSYHITVADELTITVGKSKLVMKSDGTISVNGHTLSVGTSGEQVYNADGNIVMNGKKIQENG
- a CDS encoding DUF2169 family type VI secretion system accessory protein; amino-acid sequence: MEVVVGSERLAGGAITALDVSGREHLVLVAKATWSLPAPGERPRPLPPQPLAMADIFVGEPGQSAMLYGTDFARFKPRCDVLFNASAHAPSGQPVRELLVAWQVGSLKKGVHVVGPRMWRKRLGMVSLTKPEPFTQMPLHYGLAFGGSRTYQKGRGDQAQELTEAYLANPDGIGWFGKHTTGDIDGARAPSLEALDDAISDTDGKHQPVAFSAIARHWAPRRQYAGTYDEAWQKNVFPFLPNDFDERFHQCAPEDQQMDYPMGGEPVILRHLTAGRDHVEFRLPAFDTVHFRVLRKDYSTEMPQPVVDTLYFEPDEGRFSAVWRASVPIRRRLQEFATVAIGPVDPAWWEAVQSGGCEGCSEPEAIEEGISGVDA
- a CDS encoding ankyrin repeat domain-containing protein; the encoded protein is MHRAVWYVALLLVALGAQQGVSGEVVQRDRSVCQSMERKVFVPSRGAAMPDDEFMRLVLTTDDERALRHAFARTDIDALRGRSNMTLLALAASAGNLNAMRVLLDRGAKRDKQTGSGETPLEAAVLNGQAQAACMLLQRGAKLPPPAHKPYLLPAAALTEDFASAVALVAILRDHDFDPNARMNGDAALHIAAELGNVELVRLLLARGASVEQRNSRGETALAIAQRSSQPEIAQILRAAKRMK
- a CDS encoding DUF4124 domain-containing protein yields the protein MSGVFRHVDANGRVTYSDLPPSEPGRVDVLSSSGNRTSDEDARKAHKDAVTYIKEAQKRGPKIKDYLEYIQYLRDKGRFWRWEKAMQDLRREDTEAWMKLQKYPQFRPLLNRALGLQAGEKNLTVGIGLITGKYTGSVEKWLETTVKDMMKVDRWGPYADVLGAKASTLLDPQPTTYSNSRWGQFAKVEDPKAVQASKDAAKKLEASRAAIRASRATAVTRVLNPLIDLGIGALDTDFFKGISAVEGMRLGTRLVEKGILTPDEALELRGMMARAEFDQARALIEAGAERATGGR